A region of Hippoglossus stenolepis isolate QCI-W04-F060 chromosome 7, HSTE1.2, whole genome shotgun sequence DNA encodes the following proteins:
- the LOC118112641 gene encoding LOW QUALITY PROTEIN: protocadherin alpha-8-like (The sequence of the model RefSeq protein was modified relative to this genomic sequence to represent the inferred CDS: inserted 2 bases in 1 codon) — MEQRRREGRTAHGCLVSCLVAVLLWSVAAAQIRYSVREEVNEGTVVGNVAKDLGLDKNTLRERKYRIVSSNADPLFHVNQNDGILYVSRKIDREEVCAQSSTCLINLKTVLENPLEVHYVGVEVLDINDHSPSFPDEDKTLEIPESVLPGVRIPLQPARDPDGGAFSVQQYRLSQNEHFHLEVKDKGEDGKIPILIVQKSLDREAAESHSLVLTALDGGKPPKSGEMNILVKVLDINDNAPVFSQDVYSVMLDENAPIGKTVIQVNATDVDDGPGGEVVFSFSNIVNRRLLKLFDINPSTGEIIVKGLIDYEEKDKHEIDIQASDKGLVPLSTQKSVVIKIVDVNDNAPEIEVTSFSSSIPEDSRPGTTVALISVNDLDSGLNGKVICSIGENVPFTLSPSLQDTMYSLVTKSPLDREKQSHYDLTITAKDAGQPPLSSEKTISVVVSDVNDNSPQFSLSPYTFYVTESNNPGTSVFSVKAFDVDENENAHISYHILRDRSEDNKLTSFLNINSENGDIMALKSFDFETVKTFQFHVVASDSGTPSLSSNVTVNVFILDQNDNAPVILYPVSSNGSAEGVEEIPRNVNAGHLVTKVRAYDADIGYNGWLLFSLQEVTDHSLFXVYRYTGQIRTLRSFTETDEAEHKLLILVKDNGNVSLSATATVIVKVVEPKEAFAASDVKVQQKQMRTIM, encoded by the exons ATGGAACAAAGAAGACGCGAGGGACGAACGGCGCATGGATGTTTGGTCAGCTGCTTGGTTGCGGTGCTTTTGTGGAGCGTGGCCGCGGCGCAAATACGATATTCAGTCCGGGAGGAGGTTAACGAAGGAACTGTGGTCGGAAACGTCGCAAAAGATCTTGGATTAGATAAGAACAcgctgagagagaggaagtatCGCATTGTTTCCAGTAACGCGGATCCTCTTTTCCATGTAAATCAGAACGATGGCATCCTGTATGTGAGCCGGAAGAttgacagagaggaggtgtgtgCGCAGAGCAGTACGTGTTTAATCAATCTAAAAACCGTGTTAGAAAACCCACTGGAGGTGCACTATGTGGGAGTGGAGGTGCTGGATATAAATGATCATTCTCCCAGTTTCCCAGATGAAGACAAAACGTTGGAGATTCCAGAATCTGTGTTACCGGGAGTGCGTATTCCTCTGCAACCCGCACGAGATCCAGACGGTGGAGCATTTTCTGTTCAGCAATATAGACTCAGCCAAAACGAACACTTCCACCTGGAAGTGAAAGATAAGGGAGAAGATGGTAAAATACCCATTTTAATTGTGCAAAAATCTTTGGATAGGGAGGCAGCAGAAAGTCACTCATTAGTGCTGACTGCCCTGGATGGAGGAAAACCACCGAAATCTGGTGAAATGAATATACTAGTAAAAGTTTTAGATATAAATGATAACgctcctgttttctctcaggACGTTTATTCTGTGATGCTCGATGAGAATGCCCCTATCGGAAAAACAGTCATACAAGTGAACGCAACTGATGTAGACGATGGTCCTGGTGGAGAGGTAGTTTTTTCATTTAGCAATATCGTTAATCGTAGGTTGTTGAAGCTTTTTGATATTAATCCATCTACAGGTGAAATAATTGTGAAAGGTTTAATAGACTAtgaggagaaagacaaacatgagATTGACATACAGGCATCAGATAAAGGTCTTGTTCCTCTATCGACTCAAAAAAGTGTAGTTATCAAGATAGTTGATGTGAATGACAATGCACCTGAGATTGAGGTCACCTCTTTTTCGAGCTCCATCCCTGAAGACTCCAGACCTGGAACTACAGTTGCTCTTATCAGTGTAAATGACTTGGACTCTGGTCTTAATGGAAAAGTTATTTGCTCAATCGGTGAGAATGTTCCTTTTACTTTATCACCATCTTTACAAGATACAATGTATTCATTAGTAACCAAATCCCCTctggacagagagaaacagtcaCATTATGACCTGACAATAACTGCAAAAGATGCTGGTCAACCTCCATTATCGTCTGAGAAGACAATAAGTGTTGTGGTGTCAGATGTGAATGACAACAGTCCACAGTTTTCACTGAGCCCCTATACTTTCTATGTCACAGAGAGTAACAATCCAGgcacctctgtgttttctgttaaagCTTTTGATGTGGATGAGAATGAGAATGCACATATTTCTTATCATATTCTCAGAGATAGAAGTGAAGATAATAAACTAACTTCATTTCTAAACATTAATTCTGAGAACGGAGACATCATGGCTCTAAAAAGTTTTGACtttgaaacagtgaaaactTTCCAGTTCCACGTTGTTGCGTCAGATTCTGGAACTCCGTCACTGAGCAGCAACGTCACAGTGAACGTGTTCATTCTGGATCAGAACGATAACGCTCCAGTCATCCTGTATCCAGTCAGCTCCAACGGTTCTGCTGAAGGTGTGGAGGAGATTCCCCGCAATGTGAACGCAGGACACTTGGTGACTAAAGTCAGAGCCTATGACGCTGATATAGGATATAACGGCTGGttactgttttcactgcaggaagTTACTGACCACAGTCTCTT GGTCTACCGCTATACAGGACAGATCAGAACACTTCGctcattcacagagacagacgaggcTGAGCACAAACTGCTCATACTGGTCAAAGACAATGGGAACGTGTCACTCTCAGCAACAGCTACTGTCATTGTCAAAGTTGTGGAGCCCAAAGAAGCTTTTGCAGCTTCTGATGTAAAAGttcaacaaaagcagatgaggacaataatgtga
- the LOC124852075 gene encoding protocadherin alpha-3-like, giving the protein MEQRGCLTWREQTKWMVYVMVLVTVCGRVSAQVRYSVAEEVKEGTAVGNIAKDLGLDKTTLKERGYRIVYSSTEPPFRVNQDDGILYVNRKIDREEACDRSKVCVIELKTVLENPLEVHYVAVDILDVNDHAPIFPESEVMLEISESALPGARFQLQAARDADSGLLSVQQYKLSPNEHFRLEVKDRGEDRKTPSLVLQKPLDRESVKTHVLLLTATDGGKPPRSGNMTIIVDVSDVNDNPPVFTHDSYNVNLKENSPLGTTVILVNATDMDEGSNGEVIYSFGKDVDARVCARFDLNPVTGVITVAGAIDFEDSGRYEIDIQASDKGAATLTTDKPVIIHIIDVNDNAPEIEVTSFSRALPEDSKPGTTVALISVKDADSGLNGKVLCHISQDLPFLLAPSLQNNMYSLVTKLLLDREKQSQYNVTIVAKDAGEPSLSSDTTIRIVVSDVNDNSPEFSQNPYTFYITENNSPGASILSVSARDVDEGSNALISYQILRDRREENLLSSFLNINTENGEIMALKSFDFETVKTFKFHVVASDSGTPSLSSNVTVNVFILDQNDNAPVILYPVSSNGSAEGVEEIPRNVNAGHLVTKVRAYDADIGYNGWLLFSLQQVTDHSLFGLDRYTGQIRTLRSFTETDEAEHKLLILVKDNGNVSLSATATVIVKVVEPKEAFAASDVKSSTKADEDNNVTFYLMITVGSVSALFLVSIIVLISMQCSKSTDFTSKYLPEPNYDGTLCHSIQYRSGDKRYMLVGPRMSIGSTIVPGSHANTLMLPDRRGISGEVRLYLK; this is encoded by the coding sequence ATGGAACAAAGGGGATGTCTGACGTGGAGAGAGCAGACAAAGTGGATGGTCTACGTGATGGTTTTGGTCACGGTTTGTGGCAGAGTTTCAGCACAAGTCCGATATTCCGTCGCTGAGGAAGTGAAAGAAGGGACTGCTGTTGGAAATATTGCGAAGGATTTAGGTCTCGATAAGACCACGCTGAAAGAGAGGGGGTACCGCATTGTCTACAGCTCGACAGAGCCTCCCTTTCGAGTGAATCAGGACGATGGTATCTTGTATGTGAACCGTAAAATTGACAGAGAGGAGGCGTGCGACCGAAGCAAGGTCTGTGTCATCGAATTAAAAACTGTACTAGAAAACCCACTGGAGGTCCACTACGTAGCAGTGGACATTCTGGATGTAAACGACCACGCACCGATCTTTCCTGAAAGTGAGGTGATGTTAGAGATTTCTGAATCTGCATTACCGGGAGCAAGATTTCAGTTACAAGCTGCGCGTGATGCTGATAGTGGTTTATTATCCGTTCAGCAGTATAAGTTGAGTCCCAATGAACATTTTCGTTTGGAGGTGAAAGATCGCGGCGAGGACCGTAAAACTCCCAGTTTAGTTCTTCAAAAACCCCTGGATAGAGAATCAGTTAAGACCCATGTGTTACTTCTGACAGCCACTGACGGGGGTAAACCTCCACGCTCTGGTAACATGACAATAATTGTTGATGTCTCTGATGTTAATGATAACCCCCCGGTTTTCACACATGATTCATATAATGTAAATCTGAAAGAAAATTCTCCCCTTGGCACGACTGTTATTCTGGTTAATGCAACAGATATGGATGAAGGTTCAAACGGTGAAGTTATATATTCATTTGGCAAAGACGTAGATGCACGAGTATGTGCACGTTTCGATTTAAATCCGGTGACTGGAGTCATTACTGTGGCAGGGGCCATAGATTTTGAAGACAGTGGCAGATATGAAATTGATATACAGGCATCAGACAAAGGCGCAGCGACACTGACAACAGACAAACCCGTCATTATACACATTATTGACGTAAACGACAACGCACCAGAGATTGAGGTGACATCTTTTTCACGTGCGCTCCCGGAAGATTCTAAACCAGGCACCACAGTGGCGTTGATTAGTGTTAAAGACGCAGATTCTGGTCTCAATGGAAAAGTGTTGTGTCATATAAGTCAAGATCTTCCTTTTCTGCTCGCTCCTTCTTTACAAAACAACATGTATTCTCTAGTAACCAAGTTGCTTTTAGATCGAGAGAAGCAATCGCAATATAATGTAACAATCGTCGCTAAAGACGCAGGCGAACCATCCCTGTCATCAGATACGACTATAAGAATTGTTGTGTCAGATGTGAATGACAACAGCCCTGAGTTTTCTCAGAACCCATATACTTTCTACATAACCGAGAACAACAGCCCAGGCGCGTCTATTTTATCAGTGTCAGCCCGTGATGTTGACGAGGGAAGTAATGCGCTGATTTCATATCAAATTTTGAGGGATAGGAGAGAAGAGAACCTGCTCAGCTCTTTTCTAAACATCAACACTGAGAACGGAGAAATCATGGCTCTAAAAAGTTTCGACTTTGAAACAGTGAAAACGTTCAAGTTCCACGTTGTAGCGTCAGATTCTGGAACTCCGTCACTGAGCAGCAACGTCACAGTGAACGTGTTCATTCTGGATCAGAACGACAACGCTCCAGTCATCCTGTATCCAGTCAGCTCCAACGGTTCTGCTGAAGGTGTGGAGGAGATTCCCCGCAATGTGAACGCAGGACACTTGGTGACTAAAGTCAGAGCCTATGACGCTGATATAGGATATAACGGCTGGttactgttttcactgcagcaagTTACTGACCACAGTCTCTTTGGTTTGGACCGCTATACAGGACAGATCAGAACACTTCGctcattcacagagacagacgaggcTGAGCACAAACTGCTCATACTGGTCAAAGACAATGGGAACGTGTCACTCTCAGCAACAGCTACTGTCATTGTCAAAGTTGTGGAGCCCAAAGAAGCTTTTGCAGCTTCTGATGTGAAAAGttcaacaaaagcagatgaggacaataatgtgactttttaccTGATGATAACTGTGGGCtcagtttcagctctttttctcGTCAGTATCATCGTGCTGATTTCAATGCAGTGCTCAAAGTCCACAGACTTCACTTCTAAATATCTACCAGAGCCTAATTATGATGGGACACTGTGTCACAGCATCCAGTACAGATCTGGAGACAAACGCTACATGTTAGTTGGACCCAGGATGAGTATAGGATCTACTATAGTCCCAGGAAGCCATGCCAATACACTAATGCTGCCTGACAGGAGAGGGATATCTGGAGAGGTAAGATTATATTTAAAGTAA
- the LOC118112035 gene encoding protocadherin alpha-3-like yields the protein MMKAFGIVLLPQMMKQRGRDSWRPLLVSLVLLLSVRATSAQLRYSISEELKEGSSVGNIAKDLGIDLNVMKQRGFRIMSGTSDALFKVNENDGVLYTNHKIDREEVCKESAVCLINLKTVLENPLEVHYVTVEITDLNDHSPTFPEKTKRLEIFESALPGAKYQLQNAHDPDGGTNSVQQYKISQNDHFRLEIKDRGRDGKTPILQLQRQLDREARSSHKLLLTAIDGGNPPKTGTVEIYIDVLDVNDNMPVFTKDTYSVVLQENSPIGTTVIKVNATDLDEGANGEVVYSFGSDVKVKIRELFEIDSVTGEITVKGRVDFEEQDSYDIDIQASDKGSIQLRTDKSVIIKIRDTNDNAPEIEVASLSNAVSEDSRPGTTVALISITDLDSGVNGKIISSVAEDGPFTLTPSIQDNMFAVVTKSLLDREQQSSYDITIIAKDAGEPALTSEKTISVFVSDTNDNSPVFSLSPYTFYITENNTPGASVFSVRASDRDEGENALISYHILRNAGSENRVTSFLNINSENGDIVALKSFDFEALKTFQFHVVASDSGTPSLSSNVTVNVFILDQNDNAPVILYPVSSNGSAEGVEEIPRNVNAGHLVTKVRAYDADIGYNGWLLFSLQQVTDHSLFALDRYTGQIRTLRSFTETDEAEHKLLILVKDNGNVSLSATATVIVKVVEPKEAFAASDVKSSTKADEDNNVTFYLMITVGSVSALFLVSIIVLISMQCSKSTDFTSKYIQEPNYDGTLCHSIQYRSGDKRYMLVGPRMSIGSTIVPGSHANTLMLPDRRGISGEVR from the coding sequence ATGATGAAGGCGTTTGGAATCGTACTTTTACCGcaaatgatgaaacaaagagGACGGGATTCATGGCGACCATTGCTCGTCAGCTTGGTTCTGCTTTTATCCGTCAGAGCGACCTCGGCACAGCTGAGATACTCAATATCCGAGGAGCTGAAAGAGGGAAGTTCTGTTGGGAATATAGCGAAAGATTTGGGAATAGACCTGAATGTaatgaagcagagaggattTCGTATTATGTCTGGCACCAGTGACGCTCTTTTTAAGGTGAATGAGAATGACGGCGTTCTTTATACGAACCATAAAATAGACCGAGAGGAAGTGTGTAAGGAGAGCGCTGTGTGTTTGATTAACCTTAAAACCGTTCTCGAAAACCCACTGGAAGTTCATTATGTCACCGTGGAGATAACAGATTTAAACGATCACTCTCCCACATTTccggagaaaacaaaaaggctcGAAATCTTCGAGTCTGCGTTGCCAGGGGCAAAATATCAGCTACAGAATGCCCACGATCCGGATGGTGGCACAAATTCAGTCCAACAGTATAAAATTAGCCAGAATGACCATTTTCGTTTAGAAATTAAAGATCGAGGACGAGATGGCAAAACTCCAATTTTACAATTACAGAGACAGCTTGACAGAGAGGCCAGAAGTAGCCATAAATTGTTGTTGACAGCTATAGATGGCGGAAATCCACCCAAAACAGGCACAGTTGAAATATACATAGATGTTCTAGATGTTAATGATAATATGCCGGTGTTCACAAAGGACACATATTCAGTGGTGCTTCAGGAGAATTCTCCCATTGGTACAACAGTCATCAAAGTTAATGCAACGGATTTGGACGAAGGTGCCAACGGAGAAGTGGTTTATTCATTTGGCAGTgatgtaaaagttaaaatccGAGAGCTGTTTGAAATCGACTCTGTTACGGGGGAGATCACTGTGAAAGGTCGTGTAGACTTTGAGGAACAAGACAGTTATGATATTGATATACAGGCGTCTGATAAGGGAAGTATTCAATTAAGAACAGATAAAAGTGTTATTATTAAAATCAGAGATACAAACGATAATGCTCCTGAAATTGAGGTGGCGTCATTGTCAAATGCGGTTTCAGAGGACTCTCGACCAGGAACAACCGTAGCGCTTATCAGCATTACCGATTTGGATTCTGGCGTAAATGGCAAAATAATTAGCTCTGTCGCTGAAGACGGTCCATTTACATTAACTCCATCTATACAAGACAACATGTTTGCTGTCGTCACTAAATCACTGCTCGACAGGGAACAACAATCAAGTTATGATATTACAATAATCGCTAAAGACGCAGGCGAACCAGCATTGACATCCGAGAAAACTattagtgtgtttgtttccGATACGAATGACAACAGTCCGGTGTTTTCACTGAGCCCCTACACATTCTACATCACCGAAAATAACACCCCAGgagcctctgtgttttctgtgagagCGTCTGATCGCGACGAAGGAGAAAATGCGCTTATTTCATATCATATTCTCAGGAATGCAGGTAGTGAAAATAGAGTGACATCGTTTCTTAATATCAACTCAGAGAATGGAGACATCGTGGCGCTTAAAAGTTTTGACTTTGAAGCATTGAAAACTTTCCAGTTCCACGTTGTTGCGTCAGATTCTGGAACTCCGTCACTGAGCAGCAACGTCACAGTGAACGTGTTCATTCTGGATCAGAACGACAACGCTCCAGTCATCCTGTATCCAGTCAGCTCCAACGGTTCTGCTGAAGGTGTGGAGGAGATTCCCCGCAATGTGAACGCAGGACACTTGGTGACTAAAGTCAGAGCCTATGATGCTGATATAGGATATAACGGCTGGttactgttttcactgcagcaagTTACTGACCACAGTCTCTTTGCTTTGGACCGCTATACAGGACAGATCAGAACACTTCGctcattcacagagacagacgaggcTGAGCACAAACTGCTCATACTGGTCAAAGACAATGGGAACGTGTCACTCTCAGCAACAGCTACTGTCATCGTCAAAGTTGTGGAGCCCAAAGAAGCTTTTGCAGCTTCTGATGTTAAAAGttcaacaaaagcagatgaggacaataatgtgactttttaccTGATGATAACTGTGGGCtcagtttcagctctttttctcGTCAGTATCATCGTGCTGATTTCAATGCAGTGCTCAAAGTCCACAGACTTCACTTCTAAATATATACAAGAGCCTAATTATGATGGGACACTGTGTCACAGCATCCAGTACCGATCTGGAGACAAACGCTACATGTTAGTTGGACCCAGGATGAGTATAGGATCTACTATAGTCCCAGGAAGCCATGCCAATACACTAATGCTGCCTGACAGGAGAGGGATATCTGGAGAGGTAAGATAG
- the LOC124852072 gene encoding protocadherin alpha-8-like, translating into MISGLTMEQRRCTPRRAPGCLVSCVVAVLLWSGTSAQIRYSIPEEVNEGAVVGNVAKDLGLDKNTLRERKYRIVSSNADPLFHVNQNDGILYVSRKIDREEVCAQISTCLINLKTVLENPLEVHYVGVEVLDINDHSPSFPEKDKRLEISESVLPGARFQLKASRDPDSGYFSVQQYKLSQNDHFRLEVKDKGDNGKIPVLVVKKSLDRETATAHSLLLTALDGGKPPKSGEMNILINVLDINDNAPVFTKDVYSVMLNENSRVGTAVIQVNATDLDDGPNGDVVFSFSSSMNQNILNLFEISQLTGEITVKGLIDYEEKDRYDIEIEASDKGLAPLTTEKSVIIKIVDVNDNTPEIEVTSFSSSIPEDSRPGTTVALISVNDLDSGLNGKVICSIVENVPFTLSPSLQDKMYSLVTKSPLDREKQSHYDLTITAKDAGQPPLSSEKTISVVVSDVNDNSPQFSLSPYTFYVTESNNPGTSVFSVKAFDADENENAHISYHILRDGSKDNKLTSFLNINSENGDIMALKSFDFETLKTFQFHVVASDSGTPSLSSNVTVNVFILDQNDNAPVILYPVSSNGSAEGDEEIPRNVNAGHLVTKVRAYDADIGYNGWLLFSLQQVTDHSLFALDRYTGQIRTLRSFTETDEAEHKLLILVKDNGNVSLSATATVIKVVEPKEAFAASDVKSSTKADEDKNVTFYLMITVGSVSALFLVSIIVLISMQCSKSTDFTSKYLPEPNYDGTLCHSIQYRSGDKRYMLVGPRMSIGSTIVPGSHANTLMLPDRRGISGEVRLLQ; encoded by the coding sequence ATGATTTCGGGTTTAACCATGGAACAAAGAAGATGCACGCCACGAAGGGCGCCTGGATGTTTGGTCAGCTGTGTGGTTGCGGTGCTTTTGTGGAGCGGAACATCGGCGCAAATACGCTATTCAATCCCCGAGGAGGTAAACGAAGGAGCTGTGGTCGGAAACGTCGCGAAAGATCTTGGATTAGATAAGAACACGCTGAGAGAAAGGAAGTATCGCATTGTTTCCAGTAACGCGGATCCTCTTTTCCATGTAAATCAGAACGATGGCATCCTGTATGTGAGCCGGAAGAttgacagagaggaggtgtgCGCGCAGATCAGTACGTGTTTAATCAATCTAAAAACCGTGTTAGAAAATCCACTGGAGGTGCACTATGTGGGAGTGGAGGTGCTGGACATAAATGATCATTCTCCGAGTTTTccagagaaagacaaaaggcTGGAGATTTCAGAGTCTGTATTACCCGGAGCTCGATTTCAGCTCAAAGCATCACGGGATCCAGACAGTGGTTATTTTTCAGTGCAACAATATAAACTCAGTCAGAACGATCACTTCCGTTTGGAAGTTAAGGATAAAGGGGACAATGGTAAAATACCAGTATTAGTCGTTAAAAAATCTTTGGACAGGGAAACTGCAACAGCCCATTCTTTATTACTGACCGCACTGGATGGAGGTAAACCTCCGAAATCTGGTGAAATGAATattctaataaatgttttagATATAAATGATAATGCTCCTGTTTTCACTAAAGATGTTTATTCTGTGATGCTCAATGAAAATTCTCGAGTCGGAACAGCAGTCATACAAGTGAATGCAACTGATTTGGATGACGGACCAAACGGAGATGTAGTTTTTTCGTTTAGCAGCAGTATGAATCAAAACATATTAAACCTTTTTGAAATTAGTCAATTAACAGGTGAAATAACTGTTAAAGGATTAATAGACTATGAAGAGAAGGATAGATATGATATTGAAATTGAGGCATCAGATAAAGGTCTTGCTCCCCTAACTACAGAAAAAAGCGTCATTATCAAGATAGTTGATGTGAATGACAACACACCTGAGATTGAGGTCACCTCTTTTTCGAGCTCCATCCCTGAAGACTCCAGACCTGGAACTACAGTTGCTCTGATCAGTGTAAATGACTTGGACTCTGGTCTGAATGGAAAAGTTATTTGCTCCATAGTTGAGAATGTTCCTTTCACTTTATCTCCATCTTTACAAGATAAAATGTACTCATTAGTAACCAAATCCCCTctggacagagagaaacagtcaCATTATGACTTGACAATAACTGCAAAAGACGCTGGTCAACCTCCATTATCGTCTGAGAAGACAATAAGTGTTGTGGTGTCAGATGTGAATGACAACAGTCCACAGTTTTCACTGAGCCCCTATACTTTCTATGTCACAGAGAGTAACAATCCAGgcacctctgtgttttctgtcaaagcTTTTGATGCTGATGAGAATGAAAATGCACATATTTCTTATCATATTCTCAGAGATGGAAGCAAAGATAATAAACTGACTTCATTTCTAAATATTAACTCTGAGAACGGCGACATCATGGCTCTAAAAAGTTTTGATTTTGAAACGCTGAAAACTTTCCAGTTCCACGTTGTAGCGTCAGATTCTGGAACTCCGTCACTGAGCAGCAACGTCACAGTGAACGTGTTCATTCTGGATCAGAACGACAACGCTCCAGTCATCCTGTATCCAGTCAGCTCCAACGGTTCTGCTGAAGGTGATGAGGAGATTCCCCGCAATGTGAACGCAGGACACTTGGTGACTAAAGTCAGAGCCTATGACGCTGATATAGGATATAACGGCTGGttactgttttcactgcagcaagTGACTGACCACAGTCTCTTTGCTTTGGACCGCTATACAGGACAGATCAGAACACTTCGctcattcacagagacagacgaggcTGAGCACAAACTGCTCATACTGGTCAAAGACAATGGGAACGTGTCACTCTCAGCAACCGCTACTGTCATCAAAGTTGTGGAGCCCAAAGAAGCTTTTGCAGCTTCTGATGTGAAAAGttcaacaaaagcagatgaggaCAAGAATGTGACTTTTTACCTGATGATAACTGTGGGCtcagtttcagctctttttctcGTCAGTATCATCGTGCTGATTTCAATGCAGTGCTCAAAGTCCACAGACTTCACTTCTAAATATCTACCAGAGCCTAATTATGACGGGACACTGTGTCACAGCATCCAGTACCGATCTGGAGACAAACGCTACATGCTAGTTGGACCCAGGATGAGTATAGGATCTACTATAGTCCCTGGAAGCCATGCCAATACACTAATGCTGCCTGACAGGAGAGGGATATCTGGAGAGGTAAGATTACTTCAGTGA